Proteins from a single region of Thermodesulfovibrionia bacterium:
- a CDS encoding tetratricopeptide repeat protein, with amino-acid sequence MLFTTLSFLVTSCDKSDKTTQKNSSSTAVTGPIIDTNLGNGGVMARLDTEGKSPESLSLMGDKYFENGQYVQAISVYRKVIELNPKDVDTYNDLGLSLHYTRQTDEAIDVLRKGSQLDPNYQNIWLSLGYVLAQSARNDEAKIVLQHTEKINPNSPQGQEARNWLNNLK; translated from the coding sequence TTGCTCTTCACAACATTATCTTTTCTTGTAACTTCATGCGACAAAAGTGATAAAACCACGCAGAAGAACAGCAGCAGTACTGCAGTAACAGGCCCTATAATTGATACGAACCTGGGAAACGGCGGCGTCATGGCAAGGCTTGATACGGAAGGCAAGAGCCCTGAATCACTCTCGCTTATGGGCGACAAATACTTTGAAAACGGCCAGTATGTTCAGGCTATTAGTGTTTACAGAAAAGTAATTGAACTTAACCCGAAAGATGTTGACACTTATAATGACCTGGGACTCTCCCTTCACTATACAAGACAAACAGACGAAGCTATTGACGTCCTGAGGAAAGGCTCACAATTGGATCCCAACTACCAGAACATATGGTTAAGCCTCGGTTATGTACTTGCTCAGTCAGCAAGAAATGATGAAGCAAAGATAGTGCTGCAGCATACTGAAAAGATCAACCCCAATTCGCCCCAAGGGCAGGAAGCCCGCAACTGGCTTAATAATTTAAAATAG
- the aspS gene encoding aspartate--tRNA ligase: MRTNYCGEIREENIGAEVTLAGWVHRWRDHGGVVFIDLRDRSGVVQLVFNPETDAEIVKAAQKIRNEFVLQIKGEVSKRPPETENKSLPTGQIEIIVRELIVLNESKPLPFMVEDDTDASEQLRFRHRYLDLRRPIIQKNLILRHQVTRTMREYLDAKGFLDIETPVLTKSTPEGARDYLVPSRLNPGHFYALPQSPQIFKQILMVSGLEKYYQIVKCFRDEDLRADRQPEFTQLDLEMSFVTRDDIMGLIETLLKKIMKDLKGMEFSEPFQRLSYNESLQRYGSDKPDLRFGLELKDVSDIVKDGSFKVFLGALSGGGIVKGINAKGLAGYSRKEMDDLTKEAQSYGAKGLAWIKIKDGFESPIAKFFSEDILKALAERLEAEEGDLLLFVADSVQSTNATLAKLRDELASRLKLIKDGAYKFVWITDYPLYEWNPDEKRYDAMHHPFTSPMEEDMELFLNRGNDDVKDVRAQAYDIVLNGYEIGGGSIRIHRKEVQDRMFELLNMKKEDADAKFGFLLEALEFGAPPHGGIALGLDRLVMLLANARSIRDVIAFPKTQKAVCPLSNAPSAVDDKQLRDLSIKLDIVE; the protein is encoded by the coding sequence ATGAGAACTAATTACTGCGGAGAGATAAGAGAAGAGAATATCGGCGCTGAGGTGACGCTTGCCGGATGGGTACACAGGTGGAGGGACCACGGCGGTGTTGTGTTTATCGACCTCAGGGACAGGAGCGGAGTTGTGCAGCTTGTCTTTAATCCTGAGACTGACGCTGAAATAGTTAAGGCAGCCCAAAAGATAAGGAACGAGTTCGTGCTTCAGATCAAGGGTGAGGTTTCTAAGAGGCCGCCTGAAACAGAAAATAAATCGCTGCCTACAGGGCAGATAGAAATAATAGTCAGAGAGCTTATTGTGCTCAATGAATCAAAACCTCTTCCGTTCATGGTTGAAGACGACACAGATGCCTCTGAGCAGCTGCGGTTCAGGCACAGGTATCTTGACCTTAGAAGGCCTATTATCCAGAAGAACTTGATCCTGAGGCATCAGGTCACAAGGACGATGAGGGAATATCTTGATGCAAAAGGGTTTCTGGATATTGAGACACCTGTACTTACAAAGAGCACTCCTGAAGGCGCAAGGGATTATCTTGTACCGAGCAGGCTGAACCCCGGCCATTTTTATGCGCTTCCGCAGTCGCCCCAGATATTCAAGCAGATACTCATGGTATCAGGTTTGGAGAAGTACTACCAGATAGTAAAATGTTTCAGGGATGAAGACCTGCGAGCTGACAGGCAGCCTGAATTTACACAGCTTGACCTTGAGATGTCCTTTGTAACACGGGACGACATAATGGGACTTATTGAGACTCTCCTGAAGAAGATCATGAAGGATCTGAAAGGTATGGAGTTCAGCGAGCCGTTTCAAAGGCTTTCATATAATGAATCGCTCCAAAGGTATGGAAGCGACAAGCCTGACCTGAGGTTCGGGCTTGAGCTCAAGGATGTAAGCGATATTGTGAAGGATGGATCGTTCAAGGTCTTTCTTGGCGCGCTGTCAGGCGGAGGTATTGTAAAGGGCATTAACGCAAAAGGCCTTGCCGGTTACTCAAGAAAGGAGATGGATGACCTCACAAAAGAGGCGCAGTCCTATGGGGCAAAAGGCCTTGCCTGGATAAAGATAAAGGATGGTTTTGAATCACCTATCGCAAAGTTCTTTTCTGAAGATATTCTCAAAGCTCTTGCAGAGAGGCTTGAGGCGGAAGAGGGCGACTTGCTCTTATTCGTAGCTGACAGCGTGCAGTCCACAAATGCCACGCTCGCAAAACTAAGGGATGAGCTTGCATCAAGGCTTAAACTTATAAAAGACGGTGCATATAAATTTGTATGGATAACCGACTACCCGCTTTATGAATGGAACCCTGATGAAAAGCGTTATGACGCGATGCATCATCCGTTCACAAGCCCTATGGAAGAGGATATGGAACTCTTTCTCAATCGCGGTAATGATGATGTCAAAGATGTCAGGGCTCAGGCTTATGACATAGTCCTGAACGGTTATGAGATCGGCGGCGGAAGCATACGTATCCACAGAAAAGAGGTTCAGGACAGGATGTTCGAGCTTCTTAATATGAAAAAAGAAGATGCTGACGCAAAGTTCGGTTTTCTACTTGAGGCGCTTGAATTCGGCGCGCCTCCCCACGGCGGCATCGCGCTCGGCCTTGACAGGCTGGTAATGCTGCTTGCAAATGCCAGGTCGATCAGGGACGTTATAGCATTCCCGAAGACACAGAAGGCTGTATGCCCCTTAAGCAACGCCCCATCCGCAGTTGATGATAAGCAGTTGAGAGATCTCAGTATCAAGCTTGATATTGTTGAATAG